In a genomic window of Mucilaginibacter sp. KACC 22063:
- a CDS encoding GH3 auxin-responsive promoter family protein, with protein MTFINSMFTWFMKKRMHQIELFMKYPYEVQEEWFEQLISGAENTEWGRKYHYKSISNLNQFKERVPIQTYDTLKPYIERMLHGEQNVLWPSEIKWFAKSSGTTNDRSKFIPVSEEALEECHFKGGKDMLTLYCNNRPDARLFTGKSLTLGGSHQVSQLNTDTFFGDLSAVIMKNLPIWAEFYRTPDLDIALLENFEEKIEKMAFATKDVNVTGISGVPTWNILLFKRILEITGKSNLIEVWPNLELYFHGAVNFTPYREQFKKLIPNDEMYYLETYNATEGFFGIQDMEQPGEMLLMLDYGIFYEFLPLDQIGEENPKTLTLDEVELDKNYALIITTNAGLWRYMIGDTIRFTSLSPFRIQITGRTRHFINAFGEEVIVDNAERALDEACRQTGAIVTEYTAGPVYFSDNKAGGHEWIIEFEQKPAEFDRFVDLLDETLRRINSDYDAKRFKDMALVKPVVHMAPQGTFFKWMKQRGKIGGQHKVPRLANNREYVDSILQYMN; from the coding sequence ATGACCTTTATTAACTCGATGTTCACCTGGTTCATGAAAAAGCGTATGCATCAGATAGAGCTTTTTATGAAATACCCCTATGAGGTTCAGGAAGAGTGGTTTGAGCAACTGATTTCAGGTGCGGAGAACACGGAATGGGGGCGAAAATATCATTACAAAAGTATCTCCAACCTTAATCAGTTTAAGGAGCGGGTACCTATACAAACTTATGATACGCTGAAACCTTACATTGAGCGTATGCTGCACGGCGAACAAAACGTACTGTGGCCGTCAGAAATTAAATGGTTTGCTAAGTCGTCAGGTACAACCAATGATCGTAGTAAGTTTATCCCCGTTAGCGAAGAAGCGCTGGAAGAGTGCCACTTTAAGGGCGGTAAGGATATGCTTACGCTTTATTGCAATAACCGCCCTGATGCACGTTTATTTACCGGTAAAAGTTTAACGTTGGGTGGCAGCCACCAGGTAAGCCAGCTGAATACAGATACCTTTTTCGGCGACCTTTCTGCCGTGATTATGAAAAACCTGCCCATTTGGGCCGAGTTTTACCGCACGCCGGATCTGGACATTGCCCTGCTCGAGAACTTTGAGGAAAAGATAGAGAAGATGGCCTTTGCCACCAAAGATGTTAATGTTACCGGCATCAGCGGTGTGCCAACCTGGAATATCCTGCTCTTCAAACGGATACTCGAAATTACAGGTAAAAGTAACCTGATTGAAGTTTGGCCTAACCTGGAGCTTTACTTTCATGGTGCAGTTAACTTTACACCATACCGCGAGCAGTTTAAAAAACTGATCCCGAATGATGAGATGTATTACCTGGAAACCTACAACGCGACAGAAGGCTTTTTTGGGATACAGGATATGGAGCAGCCCGGTGAAATGCTGCTGATGCTGGATTATGGCATATTTTATGAGTTCTTGCCTTTAGACCAGATCGGCGAAGAAAACCCCAAAACGCTGACACTGGATGAAGTGGAGCTGGATAAAAATTATGCATTGATCATTACTACAAATGCCGGTTTATGGCGATATATGATCGGTGATACCATTCGCTTTACCTCGCTTTCGCCGTTCCGTATACAGATTACAGGCCGTACACGTCATTTTATTAATGCCTTTGGCGAAGAAGTAATTGTTGACAATGCCGAACGTGCATTGGACGAAGCTTGCCGCCAAACCGGTGCCATAGTAACAGAATATACCGCCGGCCCGGTTTATTTCTCGGATAATAAGGCAGGAGGCCACGAATGGATCATTGAGTTTGAGCAAAAACCTGCCGAGTTTGACCGTTTTGTTGACCTGCTTGACGAGACGCTGCGAAGAATCAACTCTGACTACGATGCCAAGCGGTTTAAAGATATGGCCTTGGTAAAGCCGGTTGTACACATGGCACCGCAGGGTACCTTTTTTAAATGGATGAAACAAAGAGGGAAAATTGGCGGCCAGCATAAGGTACCCCGCCTGGCCAATAACCGCGAGTATGTAGACAGCATACTTCAATACATGAATTGA
- the lptB gene encoding LPS export ABC transporter ATP-binding protein: MRLRAEHLIKKYKQRTVVNDVSFDVSQGEIVGLLGPNGAGKTTSFYMIVGLIKPNEGRIFLDEENITGDPMYRRAQKGIGYLAQEASVFRKLSVEDNIKAVLEMGKMDKVRQEEKLEELIDEFSLHKVRKNRGDLLSGGERRRTEIARALAAEPNFILLDEPFAGVDPIAVEEIQSMVAKLRHRNIGILITDHNVQETLSITDRAYLLFEGKILESGVPEVLAANEMVRKVYLGANFVLKRKTFA; this comes from the coding sequence ATGAGATTACGTGCCGAGCACCTTATAAAAAAATACAAACAGCGTACTGTTGTAAACGATGTATCATTTGATGTTTCGCAAGGCGAAATTGTGGGATTGCTTGGCCCTAATGGCGCCGGTAAAACCACATCGTTTTACATGATCGTAGGGTTGATTAAGCCCAATGAGGGGCGCATCTTTTTAGATGAAGAAAACATCACCGGCGACCCGATGTACCGCCGTGCCCAAAAAGGTATAGGTTATCTTGCCCAGGAAGCCTCTGTATTCCGCAAGTTATCTGTAGAAGATAACATCAAAGCCGTATTGGAAATGGGTAAGATGGATAAGGTAAGGCAGGAAGAAAAGCTGGAAGAACTGATAGACGAGTTTAGCTTGCATAAGGTGCGTAAAAACCGGGGCGACTTGTTATCTGGTGGCGAACGCCGCCGTACCGAAATTGCCCGTGCCCTTGCTGCAGAGCCAAACTTTATTTTATTGGATGAACCTTTTGCCGGTGTAGACCCTATTGCGGTAGAAGAGATCCAGAGCATGGTAGCCAAACTTAGGCACCGCAATATTGGTATACTTATCACCGACCACAACGTACAGGAAACGCTTTCTATTACAGACCGTGCTTATTTGTTGTTTGAGGGTAAGATATTAGAGTCGGGCGTACCAGAAGTACTTGCAGCAAATGAAATGGTGCGTAAGGTATACCTGGGTGCTAACTTCGTGCTTAAAAGAAAAACCTTTGCTTAA
- a CDS encoding DUF421 domain-containing protein → MDYLLYQIFGEGKDLNTLQMCSRAFVVFFIALVLVRISGRRTFGKRSAFDNTLAIILGAILSRAIVGASPFIPTVAASLMLVGIHRLLAWLSIKSSFISRMIKGNAIPLYKDGKLDHVHLTRSLMSEDDLLSDVRHIGNVNRLEDVNEIYMETSGEVSVIKKTKD, encoded by the coding sequence ATGGACTATTTACTTTATCAAATCTTCGGTGAAGGAAAAGACCTGAATACCTTGCAAATGTGCAGCCGTGCATTTGTAGTCTTCTTTATTGCTTTAGTGCTGGTCCGTATATCCGGCCGCCGAACGTTCGGTAAGCGTTCGGCATTTGACAACACGCTCGCTATTATACTTGGCGCTATATTAAGCCGTGCCATTGTAGGCGCATCGCCATTTATACCCACCGTTGCGGCAAGCCTGATGCTGGTAGGCATACATCGGCTATTAGCCTGGTTAAGTATTAAAAGTAGTTTTATTAGCAGAATGATAAAAGGGAATGCCATACCGCTTTACAAGGATGGTAAGCTTGACCATGTACACCTCACCAGAAGCCTGATGAGCGAGGATGACCTATTAAGCGATGTTCGGCATATTGGCAATGTGAACCGCCTGGAAGATGTGAACGAAATTTATATGGAAACCAGCGGCGAGGTAAGCGTAATTAAGAAGACCAAAGATTGA